Proteins from one Brevibacillus humidisoli genomic window:
- a CDS encoding tartrate dehydrogenase — MRKRYKIAVIAGDGIGPEVIAEGIRVLQKTAELDGRFEFEFAYFPWGCEYYVKHGKMMDDDGLEQLQAFDAIYLGAVGYPGVPDHLSLWGLLLKIRKGFDQYVNLRPIKLLQGAPCPLKDVTQEQVDMLVIRENSEGEYAGAGDWLFKGKPEEVVLQTGVFSRKGTERIIRYAYEVARQTGKTLTSISKGNALQYSMVFWDQLFDEIGAEYPDVQTYSYLVDAASMFFVKQPERFEVVVTSNLFGDILTDLGAAIAGGLGLAAGANINPERTYPSMFEPIHGSAPDIAGKGIANPLAAIWSASQLLDFLGHEEWGRQVLRSVEQVLVDGHSLTPDMGGHASTQQVGSAVLERLGSADALG; from the coding sequence TTGCGCAAACGTTACAAGATCGCTGTCATTGCGGGCGATGGGATCGGTCCGGAGGTGATCGCGGAGGGAATCCGCGTACTGCAAAAAACGGCGGAACTGGACGGCAGATTTGAGTTCGAGTTCGCCTATTTTCCTTGGGGATGCGAGTATTACGTCAAACACGGGAAGATGATGGATGACGATGGATTGGAGCAGCTGCAGGCATTTGATGCCATCTACCTGGGAGCTGTCGGTTATCCGGGGGTGCCAGACCACCTCTCTCTATGGGGCCTGCTCTTGAAAATACGAAAAGGCTTTGACCAATACGTCAACCTGCGTCCGATCAAACTGCTGCAAGGCGCGCCATGCCCGCTCAAGGATGTAACACAGGAGCAGGTAGACATGCTGGTGATCCGGGAAAACAGCGAAGGTGAATACGCAGGAGCGGGCGATTGGCTGTTTAAGGGCAAGCCAGAAGAGGTTGTCTTGCAGACAGGTGTGTTTTCGCGTAAAGGTACGGAACGGATCATCCGCTACGCCTACGAGGTGGCCAGACAGACGGGAAAAACATTGACCAGCATCAGCAAAGGGAACGCCCTGCAGTATTCGATGGTATTCTGGGATCAGCTGTTTGACGAAATAGGGGCAGAGTATCCTGACGTACAGACCTATTCTTATCTCGTCGATGCGGCCAGCATGTTTTTTGTGAAACAGCCGGAGCGATTTGAGGTGGTCGTGACCTCCAATCTGTTTGGCGATATCCTGACTGACCTGGGAGCAGCGATTGCGGGCGGACTGGGGCTGGCGGCGGGCGCCAACATCAACCCGGAGCGCACCTATCCGTCCATGTTTGAACCGATCCACGGATCGGCTCCCGATATTGCTGGCAAAGGGATCGCCAATCCACTGGCAGCGATTTGGTCAGCCAGCCAACTGCTTGATTTCCTGGGGCATGAAGAGTGGGGTCGGCAAGTACTCCGTTCCGTCGAACAAGTACTGGTGGACGGACATTCGCTCACTCCTGACATGGGAGGACACGCCTCCACACAACAAGTGGGCAGCGCCGTATTGGAGCGGTTGGGTTCGGCAGATGCATTGGGATAA
- a CDS encoding purine-cytosine permease family protein, whose translation MANWTQQLGRDNITPTPKNERSMNFFATFALWLAANVVITTVMTGMMFVPDISFTDALWAILIGSVLGAIPLALTGNIGTRTGLPTMVITRASFGQKGAILPALVNTIILIGWSWIQAYMAGLSLNYAIEYATGYSNVELFVILTEVLVVAITIYGHRGVERMEKWVSVAMLLLSAAVFIKLFTAYDAGSLFTMQLSENPAITGIIAFDLVVATAFSWMSTVCDFNRNCQGEKAGMLGTYLGYITATVIAMGLGATVSGFSILAGMEQTYDPTILLNAHGFGLIASVVVFFSVLSTNVMALYSATMSFMNVFPKLGFWKPTLLMGILCTIGALLKEALMTNFFNFILLIATMFIPVFAIVLVDYFMLKKRDYDAEEIASGKKGLYHYQNGINYAAYAAYVIGAVFAYYFTYVQPLSIGSTVLTFFISGVGYWVLMKVSGQTTVQSQPDLDEEQAVEA comes from the coding sequence ATGGCAAACTGGACTCAGCAGCTGGGCCGTGACAACATTACACCGACACCAAAGAACGAGCGATCGATGAACTTTTTTGCCACCTTTGCCCTCTGGTTGGCGGCCAACGTCGTGATCACCACGGTCATGACGGGAATGATGTTCGTCCCAGATATTTCATTTACCGATGCGTTGTGGGCAATCTTGATCGGCTCCGTGCTAGGGGCGATTCCACTGGCACTCACAGGCAACATCGGCACCCGTACCGGTCTGCCCACGATGGTGATTACCCGCGCATCCTTTGGACAAAAAGGAGCGATACTGCCTGCCCTCGTCAACACGATTATTCTGATCGGCTGGAGTTGGATTCAAGCTTATATGGCCGGACTGAGTCTCAATTACGCGATCGAATATGCAACCGGTTACAGCAATGTGGAACTGTTTGTCATTTTGACAGAGGTGTTGGTTGTAGCGATTACCATCTATGGACACCGCGGCGTTGAAAGAATGGAAAAATGGGTGTCTGTGGCAATGCTGCTCTTGTCTGCCGCTGTGTTTATCAAGTTGTTTACGGCCTATGATGCCGGCAGCCTTTTCACGATGCAGCTGAGCGAAAATCCGGCGATTACCGGAATCATTGCCTTTGACCTTGTCGTCGCTACCGCCTTTTCCTGGATGTCAACCGTGTGCGACTTCAACCGCAACTGCCAAGGAGAGAAAGCAGGGATGCTGGGCACGTATCTAGGCTATATTACGGCTACCGTGATCGCGATGGGATTAGGGGCGACGGTCAGCGGCTTCAGTATCCTCGCCGGAATGGAACAAACCTATGACCCAACTATCCTGCTGAATGCGCACGGATTCGGGCTGATCGCTTCCGTCGTTGTCTTTTTCTCTGTGTTGTCCACAAACGTGATGGCCTTATACAGCGCAACCATGTCTTTCATGAACGTATTTCCTAAGCTCGGGTTCTGGAAACCTACCCTGCTCATGGGAATCCTTTGTACGATTGGTGCCTTGCTGAAAGAAGCCCTGATGACAAATTTCTTCAACTTTATCCTGCTGATTGCCACGATGTTTATCCCGGTGTTTGCGATCGTACTCGTCGATTATTTCATGCTCAAGAAACGAGATTATGATGCCGAAGAGATTGCCTCTGGCAAGAAGGGGCTGTATCATTATCAAAACGGGATCAACTATGCGGCCTATGCGGCTTACGTAATCGGCGCCGTGTTTGCTTACTATTTCACCTATGTACAGCCTCTCAGCATCGGCTCTACGGTCCTGACGTTCTTCATCTCCGGAGTCGGATACTGGGTTCTGATGAAAGTGAGCGGCCAGACTACCGTACAATCCCAGCCGGATCTCGATGAAGAACAGGCCGTGGAGGCGTAA
- a CDS encoding B3/4 domain-containing protein: MPRFIIEDDFWSLFPHAKIGTVICEGIDNAIRDVEVYEKLLQEAEKEAHKFLRLEELSSNPVIFVWREAFQKFKTKKGARCSIEALLKRVKNGNHIGTINPLVDIYNSISLRYGLPCGGEDIDTFVGDIRLTRANGNEPFIPLGNDENASPYEGEIVYKDDEGAICRCWNWREAKRTMLTENTKNAFLCMELIDETRSDEFHMALKELSDLVSHHLGSTVKIEVLDSNNREITIFG; the protein is encoded by the coding sequence ATGCCCAGATTTATCATTGAGGATGATTTTTGGTCGTTATTCCCTCATGCAAAAATAGGCACCGTTATTTGCGAGGGGATTGATAATGCAATAAGGGACGTTGAAGTATACGAGAAGCTGCTGCAGGAGGCAGAGAAAGAAGCACATAAATTCTTACGCCTGGAGGAATTGAGTAGTAATCCAGTCATATTCGTTTGGCGAGAAGCTTTTCAGAAATTCAAGACAAAGAAAGGGGCAAGGTGTTCCATTGAAGCTTTATTAAAAAGAGTGAAAAATGGCAATCATATTGGAACAATAAACCCGCTTGTTGACATTTATAATTCAATTTCATTGCGTTATGGGCTTCCGTGTGGTGGAGAAGATATTGACACGTTTGTAGGCGATATTCGGCTAACGCGGGCAAATGGCAACGAACCGTTTATCCCATTGGGAAATGATGAAAATGCTTCGCCATATGAAGGTGAAATTGTTTATAAAGATGATGAAGGTGCAATATGCAGATGTTGGAATTGGCGTGAAGCTAAGAGGACGATGCTAACCGAAAATACGAAAAATGCATTCCTCTGTATGGAATTAATAGATGAAACAAGAAGCGATGAGTTTCATATGGCGCTTAAAGAATTGTCTGATCTAGTGTCACATCATCTTGGTAGTACTGTGAAGATTGAAGTGTTAGATAGTAATAATAGGGAGATTACAATCTTCGGTTAA
- a CDS encoding GNAT family N-acetyltransferase produces MTSVTVRPITSEETHRFVSIGVDSSYADDVQHYLEQMFSIGSMRPEWCFYAEQAAQLRGRVAFWTLPTLDKPLDMVLLELPWESPEYLSFGTAMLQLVLDQMRSRGVTSIGYVLDDPPLAPQWQKHPAKRKALLQAMGFKQERVTHRFEWKMRGAPLRESDELVFRSFPEVGTPVFLDAIRLVSRGTLDSRIRSDCQARGDWEQAKSLLEDLQQMKYDPSWWQLAYTRQGDLVGLVMPTESPTFATIGYIGVVPRYRGRGYIHLLLNRGTNILLSNGVTLIRTDTDVNNIPMANAFKKAGYMPFATREEYRLEI; encoded by the coding sequence ATGACATCGGTAACCGTTCGCCCGATCACGTCAGAAGAGACGCATCGCTTTGTTTCCATAGGTGTGGATTCATCCTACGCAGATGATGTGCAGCACTATCTGGAGCAGATGTTCTCTATCGGTTCGATGCGCCCTGAATGGTGTTTTTATGCTGAGCAGGCCGCTCAACTACGAGGGCGTGTGGCTTTCTGGACCCTTCCTACATTAGACAAACCGCTTGATATGGTGTTGCTCGAATTGCCATGGGAGAGTCCGGAATACCTTTCATTTGGCACAGCCATGCTGCAACTCGTACTCGATCAGATGCGCAGCAGAGGAGTTACGAGCATTGGGTATGTGCTGGACGATCCACCGCTCGCGCCGCAGTGGCAGAAGCACCCTGCAAAACGGAAGGCACTGCTCCAGGCAATGGGGTTTAAACAGGAGCGGGTAACCCATCGGTTCGAATGGAAGATGAGGGGGGCTCCTCTTCGGGAGTCTGATGAGCTCGTTTTCCGTTCGTTTCCCGAGGTTGGAACCCCTGTGTTTCTTGATGCAATCCGGTTGGTATCCCGGGGTACATTGGACTCCCGCATTCGCTCAGACTGCCAAGCCCGCGGGGACTGGGAACAAGCAAAGAGTTTGCTTGAGGACCTTCAACAGATGAAGTATGACCCCAGTTGGTGGCAGCTTGCTTACACCCGACAAGGTGACTTGGTCGGACTGGTGATGCCGACGGAAAGTCCAACCTTTGCGACGATTGGCTACATTGGGGTCGTGCCGCGATACCGGGGACGCGGGTATATTCATTTGTTGCTGAACCGGGGAACCAACATTTTGCTTAGCAATGGGGTCACTCTGATCCGTACTGATACGGATGTGAACAACATACCAATGGCAAACGCTTTTAAAAAGGCTGGATATATGCCGTTTGCCACACGCGAGGAATATAGACTAGAAATCTAG
- a CDS encoding PLP-dependent aminotransferase family protein: MKNTIFTFKDNSPKYKQIYEKFKSFIEQGDIKADEPLPSIRQLADSLHVSRNTTLMAYEQLVAEGYIRGEGRKGYFVNELEPLLFQEARSSSTHKQTESVPPVRIDFRADVVDQSHFPLKTWRRISNQVLTEKDSFRYGEPFGELCLREQIAAYILQSRGVRTDPNAVIIGSSTQQMLLYLGLVLKHDFSSMIVEDPGYDGAREAFRLNGFTLETLPVYETGADLSHLEHMKSRLIYVTPSHHSPYGVSMPIQQRHALIRWANKMQGYIIEDDYDSEFRYSQKPFPALASIDSARVIYLGNFSKSFLPGIRLTYMVLPELVLHRYKKHFTHFESPTSLFSQLTMAKFMQLGEWNRHVKRMRLVYKRKMLHLVSELKKQFGQNISIIGEQSGLYVLIKLHLNRSEEWFIQRAFSYGVNVCPTSLYFIKNKTDHPIIKLGFSHLSCEEIGLGVGLLKKAWM; encoded by the coding sequence ATGAAAAATACCATTTTTACCTTCAAAGATAACTCTCCTAAATACAAACAAATCTACGAGAAATTTAAATCATTTATTGAGCAAGGTGACATAAAGGCGGATGAGCCACTACCCTCGATTCGTCAACTTGCAGATTCCTTACACGTAAGCCGTAATACAACATTAATGGCATATGAACAACTTGTTGCTGAAGGGTACATTCGTGGCGAGGGCCGAAAAGGTTATTTTGTAAATGAGTTAGAGCCCCTTCTATTTCAAGAGGCTCGCAGCTCTTCTACTCACAAGCAAACAGAGTCGGTACCACCTGTTCGCATTGATTTCCGCGCAGACGTCGTCGATCAATCGCATTTCCCTTTAAAAACGTGGAGGAGGATCTCGAATCAAGTATTAACGGAAAAGGACAGCTTTCGATACGGGGAACCTTTTGGCGAATTGTGCCTACGCGAACAAATCGCAGCATATATACTCCAGTCTCGTGGGGTGAGAACAGACCCCAATGCAGTCATTATCGGAAGTAGTACCCAACAAATGCTTTTGTATCTCGGTCTTGTCCTGAAACATGATTTTTCTAGCATGATCGTGGAGGATCCTGGTTATGATGGCGCTAGGGAAGCTTTTCGATTAAATGGTTTTACGCTTGAAACGTTACCCGTTTATGAGACAGGCGCGGATTTATCACACTTAGAACATATGAAATCACGATTAATTTATGTGACGCCGTCCCATCACAGTCCATACGGAGTAAGCATGCCCATTCAACAAAGGCATGCGCTTATCCGTTGGGCAAACAAGATGCAAGGATATATTATCGAAGACGATTATGATAGTGAATTTCGCTATTCACAAAAACCATTTCCTGCTCTTGCCTCCATTGATTCAGCAAGAGTCATTTATTTAGGGAATTTCTCAAAATCATTTCTTCCGGGAATCCGTTTAACTTATATGGTGTTGCCAGAGTTAGTTTTACATCGTTATAAAAAGCATTTTACTCATTTTGAGAGTCCCACATCGCTTTTCAGCCAACTCACAATGGCAAAATTTATGCAATTGGGAGAATGGAATCGCCACGTTAAACGAATGCGTCTTGTTTATAAGAGGAAAATGCTGCACTTAGTTTCTGAATTAAAAAAGCAATTTGGCCAAAATATTTCTATCATCGGCGAGCAGTCTGGTTTGTACGTATTAATCAAATTACACCTGAACCGTTCAGAAGAATGGTTCATCCAACGCGCTTTTTCTTATGGTGTAAACGTGTGTCCCACCTCACTCTACTTTATTAAAAATAAAACCGATCACCCAATCATTAAACTTGGATTTAGTCATCTTTCTTGTGAAGAAATTGGGCTTGGTGTTGGGCTCTTAAAAAAGGCATGGATGTGA
- a CDS encoding LysE family translocator, which translates to MEFSTIWLFVISAAALIIIPGPAVFYIMARSIEQGKKAGLVSALGVSLGGSVHVLAGAIGVSAILMTSATAFTIVKYLGAAYLIYLGCKTLFSTSDRKTPENTQAPRKKLGKIFYQSALVEVMNPKTALFFLAFFPQFISPSVGSVTVQFLLLGTIFVTLAIICDGLYAVLAASIGKRMLGSKVSSKVQNRITGYFYIVLGVFSAFASPSKT; encoded by the coding sequence ATGGAGTTTTCAACGATTTGGCTCTTTGTCATTTCTGCTGCTGCATTGATCATCATACCTGGACCAGCTGTATTCTATATTATGGCAAGAAGTATTGAGCAAGGGAAGAAAGCGGGCTTGGTATCAGCTCTTGGTGTATCTCTTGGTGGTTCTGTTCACGTTTTAGCTGGAGCAATTGGAGTATCTGCGATCCTAATGACATCAGCAACAGCCTTTACTATCGTAAAATATCTGGGTGCTGCTTATCTAATCTATCTGGGTTGCAAGACTTTATTTTCTACATCTGATCGTAAGACTCCAGAAAATACACAAGCCCCTCGCAAAAAATTAGGAAAGATTTTTTACCAATCAGCGCTCGTAGAAGTAATGAATCCTAAGACAGCACTCTTTTTTTTAGCCTTCTTTCCGCAATTCATATCCCCTTCTGTCGGATCAGTCACAGTACAATTTTTGCTTTTAGGAACCATCTTTGTTACCCTGGCAATTATTTGTGATGGTCTGTATGCAGTTCTTGCAGCAAGTATTGGAAAGCGGATGCTGGGTAGTAAAGTGAGTTCAAAGGTACAGAATCGGATAACTGGCTATTTTTATATTGTTCTAGGGGTATTCTCCGCCTTTGCGAGCCCCTCCAAAACATAA
- a CDS encoding aldehyde dehydrogenase family protein: MQNFIGGRWIEGAGSTRKIIDPSNEQILEEFREASQEQTQEAIQAARTAFDHGEWAQDRSLRVRALHELADRLEAASEEFARLETLNTGKPIRESRLDISDSVACLRYYAELAKESQPQVIAREEETESLIIEEPIGVCGLIVPWNFPLLLGLWKLAPALAAGNTVIFKPSELTPLTIVKLMELVEQCPFPSGVVNLVLGAGDPVGATIVNSPEVDKISFTGGTVTGRSIYEACAAQIKRVSLELGGKSPLIVLNDADLALAVEWAVFGSFFNQGQVCVASSRLLVHQDLADPFLQRLSEKLQQIRFGPPLAEETEIGPLISAAHRDRVKSYIQAGLKEGATLLCGGEPVGEQGYYLSPAVFVDVHQEMRIVQEEIFGPVITVQTFETDEEAVALANGTPYGLAAGVLAGDVERARRIAARLKAGTIWINSYHTPFVDAPWGGFKQSGIGRELGPHGMNGFTETKHLHVTPTLVRLDWYGF, from the coding sequence ATGCAGAATTTCATCGGTGGCAGATGGATAGAGGGAGCTGGTTCCACCCGGAAAATCATCGATCCTTCCAACGAACAGATCCTTGAAGAATTCCGCGAAGCTTCCCAAGAACAGACGCAGGAAGCGATTCAAGCTGCCCGAACAGCATTTGATCATGGAGAATGGGCCCAAGACCGATCGCTGCGGGTTCGTGCCCTGCATGAATTGGCTGACCGTTTGGAAGCCGCCTCAGAGGAATTCGCCAGACTGGAGACGCTCAATACGGGCAAGCCGATTCGCGAATCGCGCTTGGACATCAGCGACTCGGTTGCCTGCCTGCGATATTATGCAGAGCTCGCAAAGGAGAGTCAGCCACAAGTGATTGCCCGGGAGGAAGAGACGGAGAGTCTGATCATTGAAGAGCCGATTGGCGTTTGTGGACTGATCGTCCCGTGGAACTTCCCCCTGCTGCTCGGTCTTTGGAAGCTAGCTCCGGCGTTGGCTGCGGGAAACACCGTTATCTTTAAACCGTCGGAGCTCACCCCGCTCACGATCGTAAAGCTGATGGAACTGGTTGAGCAATGCCCGTTTCCCTCGGGAGTGGTCAATCTGGTATTGGGCGCCGGCGATCCGGTAGGCGCAACCATCGTAAACAGCCCCGAGGTAGACAAGATTTCTTTTACCGGCGGAACCGTTACCGGCCGATCCATCTATGAAGCCTGTGCCGCTCAGATCAAGCGAGTCTCCCTCGAATTGGGAGGAAAGTCGCCGCTGATTGTGCTCAATGACGCTGACCTCGCACTGGCTGTAGAATGGGCTGTATTTGGTTCGTTCTTTAACCAGGGGCAAGTATGCGTCGCTTCATCCCGACTCCTCGTCCATCAGGATCTGGCTGACCCGTTTCTTCAGCGGTTGAGCGAGAAGCTGCAGCAGATCCGCTTCGGTCCTCCCCTCGCTGAAGAGACCGAGATCGGTCCGTTGATCAGCGCAGCGCATCGTGACCGGGTGAAGTCATATATCCAAGCCGGATTGAAAGAGGGGGCAACACTCCTCTGTGGCGGCGAGCCGGTTGGCGAACAGGGCTACTATCTGTCACCTGCCGTCTTTGTTGACGTTCACCAGGAGATGAGAATTGTACAGGAAGAAATCTTCGGACCTGTGATTACCGTGCAGACCTTTGAAACGGATGAAGAAGCGGTTGCCTTGGCCAATGGCACGCCATACGGACTGGCTGCAGGCGTACTGGCTGGAGATGTCGAGCGGGCCAGACGGATTGCTGCCCGGCTGAAGGCGGGTACGATCTGGATCAACAGCTATCACACCCCCTTTGTCGATGCCCCTTGGGGCGGATTCAAGCAGAGCGGCATCGGTCGGGAATTGGGACCGCACGGAATGAATGGCTTTACGGAAACCAAACACCTGCATGTAACACCCACCTTGGTGAGACTGGACTGGTATGGTTTCTGA
- a CDS encoding carbon-nitrogen hydrolase family protein, with protein MSQPVQIAIVQSSFESGRVTQNIDKMIDNVKYGHQAYPNARLFLFPELAVTGYDLSPAVRNNAIDRESPVFSPLQEAARSHSLYLGFGYPERGDGGAVYNSFILLGPDGTIAAHYRKIHLTPLEKGLFTPGDEPVVAETKLGKIGIMICWDLAFPELARKLALSGAELILAPSAWEVPHHLPFQRFAMARAIDNTVYVASCNHVGRSAELEFFGLSAVHGPDGNPVAQAKNGTEDLLVVTIDLDYPQQLRGAFFTMREERRTDLYK; from the coding sequence ATGAGCCAACCTGTACAGATCGCCATCGTCCAGTCATCTTTTGAGAGTGGACGGGTGACGCAAAACATCGACAAGATGATCGACAACGTGAAGTACGGCCATCAGGCCTATCCGAATGCCCGCCTGTTTCTGTTCCCGGAGCTGGCAGTAACCGGCTACGATCTTTCTCCTGCTGTGCGAAACAATGCCATAGACCGGGAATCCCCGGTCTTTTCTCCATTGCAGGAAGCAGCTCGCTCCCACTCGCTGTACCTCGGATTCGGCTATCCGGAACGGGGGGATGGTGGCGCGGTCTACAATTCTTTTATCCTGCTCGGACCGGACGGCACGATTGCCGCCCACTACCGCAAGATCCACCTGACTCCACTGGAAAAAGGCCTGTTCACCCCTGGAGATGAACCGGTGGTGGCCGAGACGAAGCTGGGCAAAATCGGAATCATGATCTGCTGGGATCTCGCCTTTCCCGAGCTGGCCCGAAAGCTTGCCCTGAGTGGAGCAGAGCTGATTCTGGCCCCGAGTGCCTGGGAGGTGCCTCACCACCTCCCGTTCCAGCGGTTTGCCATGGCCAGAGCGATCGACAACACGGTGTATGTAGCGTCCTGCAATCATGTGGGCCGTTCCGCTGAGCTGGAGTTCTTCGGTCTCTCCGCGGTGCACGGCCCAGATGGCAATCCAGTTGCCCAGGCCAAAAACGGGACAGAAGATTTGCTCGTCGTCACCATCGACCTCGACTATCCCCAGCAGTTGAGAGGGGCATTCTTTACGATGCGGGAAGAGCGCAGAACCGACCTTTACAAATGA
- a CDS encoding FMN-binding negative transcriptional regulator, which yields MYIPKHFAMKEATAAYHVIQENSFATLFSIHNGTPFATHLPLVLNKEKTYLYGHFARPNPQWRDIQNQTVLAVFHGPHCYISPSWYETNQAVPTWNYVTVHVYGEVELIEDEQELMSSLNDMVLKYEAPDSSYRLQDVDAEFLAGMNKGVQGFKIKIDRMEGKAKVSQNHSVHRQELIVKQLEQIPFPNEQQIASLMKANLKNKV from the coding sequence ATGTATATCCCAAAGCATTTTGCGATGAAAGAAGCAACTGCTGCCTACCACGTCATACAGGAGAACAGTTTTGCAACATTGTTTTCCATTCATAACGGAACGCCCTTCGCTACCCATCTGCCTCTGGTGTTGAATAAGGAGAAAACCTATTTGTACGGTCATTTTGCCCGTCCGAACCCACAGTGGAGGGATATTCAAAATCAGACAGTCTTAGCTGTTTTCCATGGTCCTCATTGTTATATCTCTCCCTCCTGGTATGAGACCAATCAAGCAGTGCCAACGTGGAATTATGTAACTGTTCATGTTTACGGTGAAGTTGAGCTAATCGAGGATGAACAAGAGTTAATGAGTTCCTTGAATGATATGGTATTGAAGTATGAAGCTCCTGACAGTTCTTACAGATTGCAGGATGTAGATGCTGAGTTTCTCGCTGGTATGAACAAAGGCGTTCAAGGATTCAAGATAAAAATCGATAGGATGGAAGGGAAAGCAAAGGTAAGTCAAAACCATTCCGTACACAGACAAGAGCTCATTGTAAAACAGTTGGAACAGATTCCGTTTCCAAACGAGCAACAAATTGCCTCCTTGATGAAAGCGAACCTTAAAAATAAAGTGTAA
- a CDS encoding cyclase family protein: MHKVEKIVDLSIPISAATPIYPGDPQPTITPAASIDPDGYNVSSLHLGSHTGTHVDAPLHFRAEGPSIDSLPLQAFIGEGVVIDVTGKAPAEPIGIEDIQPYLEQLGPGKIALIYTGWSDYLGDPLYFRHPYVDSAAIDAMLDRGIRTFLIDALNIDPPDGDRFPAHEKITRLNGVIGENFSQFGAIDFPHPWIMAFPLKIEQGDGSPVRAVAVKFSSGEEV; this comes from the coding sequence GTGCACAAAGTTGAAAAGATAGTCGATTTGTCGATCCCGATCTCGGCAGCAACACCGATCTACCCCGGAGATCCACAACCAACCATAACGCCGGCCGCTTCCATCGATCCGGACGGTTATAACGTCAGCAGCCTCCACCTCGGGTCCCATACCGGGACCCATGTGGATGCTCCTCTTCATTTCCGTGCGGAAGGGCCCTCGATCGACAGCCTCCCCTTGCAGGCTTTTATTGGCGAAGGAGTGGTGATCGATGTGACAGGCAAAGCTCCTGCAGAACCGATTGGCATCGAAGATATTCAACCCTATCTGGAGCAGCTCGGTCCCGGCAAAATCGCCCTCATCTACACCGGATGGTCCGATTATCTGGGAGATCCACTCTACTTTCGTCATCCCTACGTCGACTCGGCAGCGATCGACGCGATGCTGGACCGTGGGATACGAACGTTTTTGATCGATGCATTAAACATCGACCCACCCGATGGAGACCGCTTTCCGGCCCATGAGAAAATCACGCGGTTGAACGGTGTGATCGGCGAAAACTTCAGCCAATTCGGAGCGATTGATTTTCCACATCCTTGGATCATGGCCTTCCCGTTGAAGATTGAGCAGGGAGACGGTTCCCCTGTGCGGGCCGTAGCTGTTAAATTTTCGAGCGGGGAGGAAGTTTGA